The sequence AGAGCTTCAGCTTAAAATAAAGGGGCAAGAATCTGGGAGCAGGCCCTTTTTGTGAATTTCTCCACCACCCtcatatctctttctttttttctttcctttttttttttttgcctattcaTTTTACTACTagcttgttttgttgtttgtttccatttaaaagaaaaaattccaacaACCTGGGGGAAGGTCCTGAATGCTTTCGCAAGAGTGACCAGAACTGCCACATACAAATAGGCACAGTCCAGGGGAAAGCGCGCGGCTGGGAGCCGAGCAGGCTGGGGAAGGCTCCCCGCCGTCAGCCTCTCAGCCGAGAAGCCAGCACGAGGCGTCCCGTTTCCGTAAGTCCCAGCAGGGAAAACTGAGACGTGCTCACCTCTGTCTCGAGCAACTGTCACAACCACCTCTGGTGTTCAGCAAACCTCTAAATTATTAAAGGCCTGCCAGGGGTCTAATTAACAGGAACGGTGGCAGCTGCTTTGATGGTGGGCTCGGATGAGACTGTGGGACACAGGACAAAGCAGTCGAGCAGGCACGAGCGCAGGGGCAGCTGCCTGCCCGGCCAGGGCGacatctgggggggggggggcggcttcCAATGCGTGACATCTTCTGGCCCTGGGAGCTGGGGGTCTTCCCTGGCTATTCTGTACCCGCACCAACCCTCAGAGTCTGGTGTTCCCCAGACCGCAGACCTACAACAGGCTCCCAGCTCACTCCCGGTTAGTGGAAATGTCAGGGCTTCATGATGTGAATCACAACCATATGATAACCATGAAATTTCTTATCCTTCCTCTAAATTGATGAAAACTTACAAGgcgaataatttttcaaaataaactggGGAGAGAAGAACACATCTTTTGTCAGAGGAGGGAATTACACCTCTCCGGCAACTGGAATAATCTGGTTACTGCAGGCTCTGGTCTACCGTCAGATCAGAGCTACTGCCACCCAGTCACCCTCTTCATCCCACTTGCACGCAGGTTCGTTCTCGCCCCGTTCACTCCTCCCTGTCAGAGGAAAGTCCTTTCTGCCTGACCTTTGGGATGTCTGCAGGTCTTAGGGCAGGGGCGGCGGAGCCCTTCTCCCTCCTGCACTGGCGCCCTCCCCCTTCCAGTAACCCTCTCAAAATCTCTCCTGACCTAAAATAAGTGAATGAacgaattaatgaatgaaatcaGTGTTACATTTGGCTTAAGCCCCTCTTCCCATCTCATCCCAAAGCTCCCACGGAATGGGCATCCGCCCAAGACCCTGagtttctgcctctttctccccatccttggtctctccctctctgcttctctagTGGTCTGTCTCCACCGCGTCACCAGCTCTCACCTTGAAGCCTGTGGGACACCAGTCTACAAACTGGATGGTCCTCTTGGTCTTGATGGCGGCGATGGCGGCGTTCACGTCCTTGGGCACCACGTCCCCCCGGTAGAGCATGCAGCAGGCCATGTACTTGCCGTGACGGGGGTCACACTTCACCATCTGGCTGCTGGGCTCAAAGCAGGAGCCGGTGATCTCGGCCACGGAGAGCTGCTCGTGGTAGGCCTTCTCGGCCGAGACGATGGGCGCGTAGGTGACCAGCGGGAAGTGGATGCGGGGGTAGGGCACCAGGTTGGTCTGGAACTCGGCGAGGTCCACGTTGAGGGCGCCGTCGAAGCGCAGGGAGGCCGTGATGGAGGACACGATCTGGCCGACCAGGCGGTTGAGGTTGGTGTACGTGGGCCGCTCGACGTCCAGGCTGCGCCGGCAGATGTCGTAGATGGCCTCGTTGTCCACCATGAAGGCGCAGTCCGAGTGCTCCAGGGTCGTGTGCGTGGTCAGGATGGAGTTGTAGGGCTCCACCACGGCCGTGGACACCTGGGGGGCCGGGTAGATGGCGAACTCCAGCTTGGACTTCTTGCCGTAATCCAGGGAGAGGCGTTCCATCAGCAGAGAAGTGAAGCCGGAGCCGGTGCCGCCCCCGAAGCTGTGGAAGATGAGGAAGCCCTGCAGGCCCGAGCAGGCATCCGTCTGGGAGCGGAGGACACAAGACAAGGCTCTGAAGACTCCCCCACGGGCCTCTCTGTCTGCCCCACTCTATCCCTCAACATTGTCAAGCGGGCGAAATCAAAACAGCCTTGAAGGAGcaaaaggaaacacaaaggaGCCTCGGCGGTCTTGGGAGGAACCGCTAAAATACGGGCAGCAAACCTGCACACACCTCCGGGTCCATGAAGCTTCCAGCCCAGTGGCCTGACTGGACCAGGAATGAGCTTCCAGAACCACGGCGGTTAACGACTTTGCCCCATGAGGGCCCCAGCTCCTTGCCCACTTCCCCAGCCCTAGTCATTTGATCTTGCGGGTACCGCAGACCTACACGTCCCAGTCCCACCTTGGAAGGTGGCTCAGGAAGATAAATGTGTCAGAGAACCTGAGATTTGACATCAACTTTTCCACTTCTGAGTTGTAAAAATTCAAGCAAGTTACTGAACTGAACCCTCCAGActcatgtttcttcttggttAAAGTGAggacaataaaaaatattcatctcATGAGGTTATTGTCATAATTAAGCAAGGACCTGACAGTTAGCTCTCACCAGAACTAAGAGAATTCATAGGTCACAGAACTGCCCCATTGGCCTTGATCTATGACTGTGTTCAGTCCCGTGGTTCTGAACTTTGGGGGTCACGAACAGCTCTGAGACTGATGAACCCTACTAGCCCTCCTCTAAACAGAAAATTCGGCATCCTTGGCTCCCAAGTAAAGAACCCCTGATCAAGCCCAATCTTTTGCGTTGTACAGGTTAGGAAAGGGGGCTCAAGTCGACAAGTGACCCACCCTGAGCTTTCTAGTCAAAGCAACCCGGCTCAGATCCTGGCCTGGGCACTTTCTAGCTGTGGGACCAAGTTATTGAACCATCCTGGCCCTCAATCTCCCCATTTGTAAAGTTCAAGGACAAGACCTCCTTCGTACCATTACTTAGGGGATTGAACAAAGGAGCGTATTGGACATCGGTAATGGCGTTTGTAAGTGCTGAAATAGACGAACGATATTCCTCTTCTCTTCCAGGTTAAATGCTTTGTTAACCTGTGCCGCCAGGAAGCAAAGAGCTTCGCCTTTCTCACACCTGGGATTTCCCCAGACGCCACCGCAGAGCATCTGTAAGTGCTACCCGGGCATCATCTGGAGGGCAGCCCACAATGTACAGCCAGAGGAAGGGGCGTCAGCCCTGTGAAGGCCTCTAACAGAACATAAGCAGAAATTCCCAAATCTTAGGCATTTACCCTGTAGCCAGGGGTCACGTGCCTCCGCCCGGCCTGCTCAGAGAGGCGAATCCTAGTGCGTCCAGCTCACCAGCCCCCTGCCCTTGTGAACACGTACCAGCTTGCGGATGCGGTCCAGCGCCAGGTCGATGCTCTCCTTTCCCACCGTGTAGTGGCCCCGTGCGTAGTTGTTTGCTGCATCCTCTTTTCCTGAGATCAGCTGCTCTGGATGGAACAGCTGCCGGTAGGTTCCTGCCCGAACCTCATCTGCCAAGACAGGGGACCATCAGTCTCACCACCTGGTTCCCAGAAGAGACGGCTCCCTCCCTTCTAGAATACACATGGCACCCCTACCTACTGAACTCCCTTGAGGTAGAACCAGACAACCCTATAATGCATCTGAGAGGTTAAGAGAATTCCAGGGTAACACAGGCACCAACAGAGCCAGAAGCCCGGGACTCGagcagcaatgagaagccagctgCTCCACTGGCTGGACCTTAAAAAGCCTTGGGTTTACCAAGCTGGCCAAACACCAAAGGTGACTGCCTCTTCACCCTGATCCCACAAGGTTTCCCTCTTGTTCTTCATTCATGCTGCAAAATTTACCCCAGAATTTAACCTGATTTCACTTGCATCCAAATGTTCCAGGGATACAGAGAAAGATTCAGAATGATGTGCCTGGCTCCTAGGCTCCCCCGGAATTGTCCCAGCCCTAACCTCCATCTCTGGTGGCAACAACACATGTCAGGCATTAGAGATATTTCAGAACAACTTTGAAGCAAAGCTAAGTTCCAGGCTCCAGAAGAGCTGGAGCCCAAGAGAGGCCGCGGGGCCGGGGGCTCTGCTCACCTCCAAGGTCCACGCAGAGTGGGCACACGGCAGACCAAGGTGCCTCAGGCcccccctccagcccctctcttctACAGGGTCCCTCTACTCCCCCAGGGAGAGCACCCGTCTGTGCAGTGGCCCGGGAAGCTCATCTGCCCTTTCTGTATTTGTACAAGTGCCCACGGGATAGAGGGCCTGGGGTCTGTGGCCCTAGAAACAGTGTTCAGGCACCGCAGGCAGTGCCCAGACGTCCCTGGAGGACTTGTCCACCTTCGCTGGTGAGCAGACTTTGAAGATGAGAAAATCCTGGTGAAGAGCGAGGACTGATCCAgggggccctggggctgggggagctggGAGAGCAAGAATCCTGCCCCAGAGCAAGTCAGAGCTCCTGTTCCCTAAGAGCCAGGTGAGGTGCATTCTAACCGACGGCAGCCTCTGGCTGTAAGAGAAAGTGCCCGCGGCTATTTCGCCTCGTGTGCAAGACGCTGCAAGGTAATCCCAGGCCACCGGGACAGACTGCAATTACTATCGGATCGGAAACATACACTTTGGGAAACTGACTGTCTGAGGGCGTCTTATAATTTCTGGAACTATTTGTATTTTGACCCTTCATATTGAATCAACAGTGTCGGCAGTGTCGGCCTGTCTCAGCAGATCTCAGTGGAGAGCACTAGGTTGGAGCTTTAATGGGGAGCAGGGGTCTGCGATCCCCACTTGGGATCCCGAGACCGCGGAGAACTCGAGGAGCCAAGAGTCATGTGGTGGGGGGCTCCGGGTGAGCCACCGCTTCCACGTGGAGATCTGCTTCCCCAGCCACCACGGCCTCTGCAGTCTGGCGCTGTCCCTGCGCGGGGCCCTGGCCCGCACTCACCCACCACGGTGGGCTCCAGATCGACCATGACGGCCCGGGGCACGCGCTTGCCGTGGCCAGTCTCGCTGAAGAAGGTGGTGAAGGAGTCGTCGTCCTGGACCTTGCGGGCCTGCGCGCCCAGAGTGCCGTCAGCCTGGATGCCATGCTCCAGGCAGAAGAGCTCCCAGCAGGCATTGCCGATCTGGACCCCTGCTTGGCCCACGTGGACGGATATGCATTCCCGCTGCGGGGAGAGAGCAGCCCAGTCAGAGCCCCAGCCCGGCCACGCCTctgccccaggcccccaggcccccaggcccccgCCTCTGAGGACTCGTCCATCCCTGGCACTCAACGGGCAGGACACCCACACCTCCCGCCATGC is a genomic window of Kogia breviceps isolate mKogBre1 chromosome 12, mKogBre1 haplotype 1, whole genome shotgun sequence containing:
- the TUBA8 gene encoding tubulin alpha-8 chain isoform X3 — protein: MERLSLDYGKKSKLEFAIYPAPQVSTAVVEPYNSILTTHTTLEHSDCAFMVDNEAIYDICRRSLDVERPTYTNLNRLVGQIVSSITASLRFDGALNVDLAEFQTNLVPYPRIHFPLVTYAPIVSAEKAYHEQLSVAEITGSCFEPSSQMVKCDPRHGKYMACCMLYRGDVVPKDVNAAIAAIKTKRTIQFVDWCPTGFKVGINYQPPTVVPGGDLAKVQRAVCMLSNTTAIAEAWARLDHKFDLMYAKRAFVHWYVGEGMEEGEFSEAREDLAALEKDYEEVGTDSFEEENEGEEF
- the TUBA8 gene encoding tubulin alpha-8 chain isoform X1: MPQGSCRPSVSVPGPLPRSVTTAEAAVSGAAGVGGPSRERAGYGSGAAAMRECISVHVGQAGVQIGNACWELFCLEHGIQADGTLGAQARKVQDDDSFTTFFSETGHGKRVPRAVMVDLEPTVVDEVRAGTYRQLFHPEQLISGKEDAANNYARGHYTVGKESIDLALDRIRKLTDACSGLQGFLIFHSFGGGTGSGFTSLLMERLSLDYGKKSKLEFAIYPAPQVSTAVVEPYNSILTTHTTLEHSDCAFMVDNEAIYDICRRSLDVERPTYTNLNRLVGQIVSSITASLRFDGALNVDLAEFQTNLVPYPRIHFPLVTYAPIVSAEKAYHEQLSVAEITGSCFEPSSQMVKCDPRHGKYMACCMLYRGDVVPKDVNAAIAAIKTKRTIQFVDWCPTGFKVGINYQPPTVVPGGDLAKVQRAVCMLSNTTAIAEAWARLDHKFDLMYAKRAFVHWYVGEGMEEGEFSEAREDLAALEKDYEEVGTDSFEEENEGEEF
- the TUBA8 gene encoding tubulin alpha-8 chain isoform X2 yields the protein MVDLEPTVVDEVRAGTYRQLFHPEQLISGKEDAANNYARGHYTVGKESIDLALDRIRKLTDACSGLQGFLIFHSFGGGTGSGFTSLLMERLSLDYGKKSKLEFAIYPAPQVSTAVVEPYNSILTTHTTLEHSDCAFMVDNEAIYDICRRSLDVERPTYTNLNRLVGQIVSSITASLRFDGALNVDLAEFQTNLVPYPRIHFPLVTYAPIVSAEKAYHEQLSVAEITGSCFEPSSQMVKCDPRHGKYMACCMLYRGDVVPKDVNAAIAAIKTKRTIQFVDWCPTGFKVGINYQPPTVVPGGDLAKVQRAVCMLSNTTAIAEAWARLDHKFDLMYAKRAFVHWYVGEGMEEGEFSEAREDLAALEKDYEEVGTDSFEEENEGEEF